One Vallitalea pronyensis genomic region harbors:
- a CDS encoding FGGY-family carbohydrate kinase: MGKYVLSIDCGTQSLRGIIFDKHGNLLVKVKKEFTPYYSVEPGWAEQDPDIYWQRLCETTQAIKEQEPDIFGAIDSIVVTTQRDSCVLLDKQGQVVRPAILWMDQRKIKKPREMNLYHKLTIAAVGMLPTANKFSMNCNAHWIQEYEPENWKKTYKYLQISGYLNYKLTGEFKDSIASQIGHIPFNYKKFRWDHKNGQKSQLFHIEKEKLCDLVAPGKLIGTITEGTAKETGLRAGIKVIAGGSDKGCETLGVGCFNNHTASISLGSNASIQTTTKKYYEALRFICPFPAVIMGAYNPEIQIYRGYWMISWFKKEFAQKEVRQAKELNISPEELLNKRLNDVSPGCDGLVFQPFWGPGAKRPEGKGAIIGFDDYHTRIHIYRAIIEGIGFGLFEGLGYIEKKSGKTIDRIMISGGGSQSDAICQITADLFNRPVYRVQTYETSGLGAAIIGYVAQGEYKSYKDAVKNMVRIKDAFQPDEKNVAIYKNIYEDIYRKIYKKLKPLYKAMHG, translated from the coding sequence ATGGGGAAATATGTATTATCCATTGATTGTGGCACACAGAGCCTACGAGGAATAATCTTTGATAAACATGGTAATCTATTGGTGAAAGTAAAGAAAGAATTTACCCCCTATTATTCTGTTGAGCCTGGATGGGCCGAACAAGATCCAGATATATACTGGCAGCGTCTATGTGAGACCACCCAGGCCATAAAAGAACAAGAGCCAGATATATTTGGTGCTATTGACAGCATTGTCGTAACGACACAACGTGATTCTTGTGTGTTACTTGATAAACAAGGTCAGGTGGTAAGGCCAGCTATTTTATGGATGGATCAAAGAAAAATAAAAAAACCAAGAGAGATGAATTTGTATCATAAGCTGACCATTGCTGCTGTTGGTATGCTGCCCACAGCAAATAAGTTTAGCATGAATTGTAATGCCCATTGGATACAAGAATATGAACCTGAAAATTGGAAGAAAACTTACAAGTACCTACAGATATCAGGTTATTTAAACTACAAATTAACAGGTGAATTTAAAGACAGTATTGCGTCACAGATTGGTCATATTCCCTTTAATTATAAGAAGTTTAGATGGGACCATAAAAACGGGCAAAAGAGTCAGCTCTTCCATATTGAGAAGGAAAAATTATGTGATTTGGTAGCGCCAGGAAAATTAATTGGAACTATCACAGAAGGTACAGCAAAAGAGACAGGTCTTAGAGCAGGGATAAAGGTTATAGCAGGTGGTTCCGATAAAGGTTGTGAAACATTGGGGGTAGGGTGTTTTAATAATCATACGGCGAGTATCTCTCTTGGGTCCAATGCATCCATTCAGACCACTACTAAAAAATATTATGAAGCTTTACGGTTTATATGCCCATTTCCAGCAGTTATTATGGGAGCATACAATCCAGAAATCCAAATTTATCGAGGTTATTGGATGATTTCTTGGTTCAAAAAGGAATTTGCTCAGAAAGAAGTTCGTCAAGCAAAAGAACTCAATATTTCACCAGAAGAACTCTTGAATAAACGCCTGAATGATGTGTCACCTGGTTGTGATGGATTGGTATTTCAACCTTTCTGGGGACCTGGAGCAAAACGGCCAGAAGGTAAAGGTGCTATTATTGGGTTTGATGATTATCATACAAGGATACATATATACCGTGCAATCATTGAAGGAATAGGTTTTGGTTTATTTGAAGGGTTAGGGTACATAGAAAAGAAATCTGGTAAAACCATTGACCGCATTATGATATCGGGTGGCGGCTCTCAGAGTGATGCCATATGTCAGATTACAGCTGATTTATTTAATCGACCTGTATACCGTGTTCAGACCTATGAAACATCGGGTTTAGGTGCCGCTATTATAGGTTATGTAGCCCAGGGAGAATACAAGAGTTACAAAGATGCTGTTAAAAACATGGTGCGTATAAAGGACGCATTCCAGCCCGATGAAAAGAATGTGGCGATCTATAAAAACATCTACGAAGATATCTACCGTAAGATTTATAAAAAGTTAAAGCCTCTCTATAAAGCCATGCATGGATAG
- a CDS encoding MATE family efflux transporter yields MRKGHIQERRHVIISGSMWHAIYLLALPVAINNFIHSAYNLADTLYVAQIGGLELSAIAFVGPINNLIRAISDGLAVGGTNLIAREIGREDYEKSKSIAVQLIAIACLLGCLITVICFMGSRQILIAASITDSMMGVANIYFKITLLSTPLMFINSAYLATKRANGETLRAMIINGIAIIIKVILTYFLIFRWGMGISSLAISTLVGNGIVSLYAFYDLFLKKHMMRLSFKHFAFKSHVVKLLMIIGLPIILEKSSVAYGFIMMNKYVLAFGEKVLAGYGITNRINSLIFSCVAGFGTGLAAIISQNLGANQPDRARDGVKKTFIVSVVSATVIIIVILLMRYKIAGLFAKQDADILYHTVNAMGVYSISVIPWAVFQVVIGVFQGTGHTKINLGMSIVRIYAFRLPLIILLMEFSTLEEYSIWYAMLFSNILTGIVALILYARQYKELKLVGE; encoded by the coding sequence TTGAGAAAAGGACATATACAAGAACGCAGGCATGTTATTATCAGTGGCTCCATGTGGCACGCTATATACCTTTTAGCCTTACCTGTAGCTATCAATAATTTTATCCATTCGGCTTACAACTTGGCAGATACCTTGTATGTGGCGCAAATAGGAGGGTTGGAGTTATCAGCCATCGCTTTTGTTGGTCCCATTAATAACTTGATTCGAGCCATAAGTGATGGTTTAGCAGTAGGGGGTACCAACCTTATTGCAAGAGAAATAGGTAGAGAAGACTATGAGAAATCAAAGTCCATAGCTGTTCAACTTATAGCTATTGCCTGCCTATTAGGTTGCCTCATTACAGTTATATGCTTTATGGGTTCTAGGCAGATATTAATAGCCGCCTCTATTACAGATAGCATGATGGGTGTAGCTAATATTTATTTCAAAATAACCCTCTTAAGTACCCCTTTGATGTTTATTAATTCGGCGTATCTGGCCACAAAGAGAGCAAATGGGGAAACATTAAGAGCAATGATAATCAATGGGATTGCCATCATCATTAAAGTTATACTGACGTATTTTCTGATTTTTAGATGGGGTATGGGTATTAGCAGTTTAGCCATATCCACTCTTGTAGGCAATGGTATTGTAAGCTTATATGCCTTTTATGATTTGTTTCTTAAGAAACACATGATGAGGTTATCCTTTAAGCATTTTGCTTTTAAAAGCCATGTTGTGAAATTACTGATGATCATAGGACTGCCCATTATATTAGAAAAATCATCCGTTGCTTATGGTTTTATCATGATGAATAAATATGTATTGGCTTTTGGGGAAAAGGTATTGGCTGGATATGGTATTACTAATCGAATCAACTCACTCATTTTTTCTTGTGTTGCTGGATTTGGAACAGGGCTTGCAGCCATTATTAGCCAGAATCTTGGTGCTAATCAACCTGACCGGGCTAGAGATGGTGTTAAAAAAACATTTATCGTGAGTGTGGTGTCGGCAACGGTGATTATTATTGTTATTTTATTGATGCGTTATAAAATAGCAGGACTGTTTGCGAAACAAGATGCAGACATCTTATACCATACCGTCAATGCAATGGGTGTATACTCCATTTCCGTCATTCCTTGGGCAGTTTTTCAAGTTGTCATAGGGGTTTTTCAAGGTACAGGGCATACAAAAATAAATTTAGGCATGTCCATCGTAAGGATATACGCTTTTCGATTACCCTTAATCATCCTACTCATGGAATTTTCAACCCTAGAAGAATACAGTATTTGGTACGCCATGTTATTCAGTAATATACTCACTGGCATTGTTGCACTGATCTTATATGCCCGACAGTATAAAGAATTAAAATTGGTTGGGGAATAA
- a CDS encoding SDR family NAD(P)-dependent oxidoreductase → MNRYALITGGTGGIGLETAKNLGQNGYKIILNGIDEAQAETALKTLKDCNIDVDFYLFDVTNEQQVIDSFKKISDTYDKIDVLVNNAGGLGGRSRFEDMETSFYRKVMALNLDSVFYVTRAAIPLLKKSDAPSIVNFTSIAGWNSGGPGAGIYGASKAAVTTLTRALAKDLAEYGIRVNAVSPGTIDTPFHQATKEKDINLFNSWKKNILLQRFGQPSEVASVIEFLVSEKASFLTGEIIQINGGQAFI, encoded by the coding sequence ATGAATAGATATGCTTTAATAACAGGAGGAACAGGTGGAATTGGCTTAGAAACAGCCAAAAATCTAGGGCAAAATGGTTATAAAATTATTTTAAATGGTATTGATGAAGCACAGGCTGAAACAGCTTTAAAAACATTAAAAGATTGTAACATTGATGTGGATTTTTACTTATTTGATGTGACCAATGAGCAACAGGTGATTGACAGCTTTAAGAAAATCAGTGATACCTACGATAAAATTGATGTACTGGTTAATAATGCTGGTGGTCTTGGTGGCAGAAGTCGCTTCGAAGACATGGAAACAAGTTTTTATCGAAAAGTCATGGCTCTTAATCTTGATAGTGTGTTCTATGTAACAAGAGCTGCCATTCCATTACTTAAAAAAAGTGATGCACCTTCCATCGTGAACTTTACATCCATTGCAGGATGGAATTCAGGCGGACCTGGAGCTGGTATCTACGGTGCTTCAAAAGCGGCTGTAACAACACTTACAAGAGCTTTGGCTAAGGATTTAGCCGAGTATGGTATAAGGGTGAATGCGGTTTCACCAGGAACCATTGACACACCATTCCACCAAGCCACAAAAGAAAAAGATATCAACCTTTTCAATTCTTGGAAAAAGAACATCTTATTACAACGATTTGGTCAACCAAGTGAGGTTGCATCGGTTATTGAATTCTTAGTCAGTGAAAAGGCATCCTTTTTAACAGGTGAAATTATTCAAATTAACGGTGGGCAAGCATTTATATAA
- a CDS encoding cupin domain-containing protein — protein MVDIKNYFLHEEAELEDLGHGIKRKILAYHDNLMVVEVHFEKDAVGTLHTHPHEQITYILEGEFEFNINGHKKILRKGDSTFKEPDIMHGAVCLKKGKLLDIFTPCRQDFINKKEEQE, from the coding sequence ATGGTGGATATAAAAAATTATTTTCTTCACGAAGAAGCTGAATTAGAGGATCTGGGCCATGGCATCAAAAGAAAAATTCTAGCTTACCATGACAATCTTATGGTAGTTGAAGTACATTTTGAAAAAGATGCTGTTGGCACATTGCATACACACCCCCATGAGCAAATCACTTATATTTTAGAAGGTGAATTTGAGTTCAATATTAATGGTCACAAAAAAATACTTAGAAAAGGAGACAGTACATTCAAAGAGCCAGATATTATGCATGGTGCTGTATGTCTAAAAAAGGGGAAACTATTAGATATTTTTACCCCTTGTCGTCAAGATTTTATTAATAAAAAGGAGGAACAGGAATAA
- a CDS encoding heparinase II/III domain-containing protein, giving the protein MEYFELNKLQSVLTHHEDYQRMIETMEKEVHAFGTNFHDDPSIISRWGHHYFCSKDGGLLIYNRETPTSHQCEICGHVYDNSPLLNGVWVYMYRNEAILNAWKAAFLYRLMNKDIYLDYVKNIIGFYVKHYQAFKLHNKEGAEYDHIEEMSWGCGRIMPQGLNESIFIIRMINALELVKDDIGDGFLENVYYDLFQPCFKLLQPQVDKIHNISCWLNSAIGMMGLFSQDDDMIDFAFCGTFNIRRQIREGVTADGFWYEGSIHYNFFTLEGITNLLLFSSVYDFDFGHEKHIIKRMFLSAYMYSFDNHQLPNPNDGWPNINLKSYSYIYCMAVKVFGEQSKVGNLLKNVLHANHKRGTFPLSKPYYYHNAISLERLLHVPGLVPSGAMPIHHEATNFITSHCAILKHKTINIFCKYGHNGPSHAHPDKMNIEVVIGEDCLSRDLSNSGYGNALCNEWHRMSVSHNTVVVDGKNHVSMEAGECLAFQSNSIDTRVRDVYPGVDYRRKLELFDNGYTDEFQVDSEKEHTYDFFFHVEGELMSKHTTEPASLGYKDNGYQHIRDVQRVIADESMIHLDWKIGSQILTSSIQLNQQALFVGRSPDNPVTSSRTTIIIRAKAKQARYQLKWTLKKEV; this is encoded by the coding sequence ATGGAATATTTTGAATTGAATAAGCTACAAAGTGTTCTGACACATCATGAAGACTATCAGCGAATGATAGAGACAATGGAAAAAGAAGTGCATGCATTTGGTACAAATTTTCATGACGACCCTTCAATCATATCCCGATGGGGACATCACTATTTTTGTAGTAAAGATGGAGGGTTGCTGATATATAATAGGGAAACACCCACTTCTCATCAATGTGAAATATGTGGGCATGTGTACGATAATAGTCCATTGCTAAATGGTGTATGGGTATACATGTATCGTAATGAGGCCATATTAAATGCCTGGAAAGCAGCTTTTTTATACAGATTAATGAACAAAGATATATATTTGGATTATGTTAAAAACATAATTGGCTTTTATGTCAAACATTATCAAGCGTTCAAATTACATAACAAAGAAGGAGCCGAATATGATCATATAGAGGAAATGAGCTGGGGTTGTGGAAGAATTATGCCTCAGGGATTGAACGAGTCCATTTTCATCATTCGCATGATTAATGCACTGGAATTAGTGAAAGATGACATTGGCGATGGATTTTTAGAAAATGTGTATTATGACTTATTTCAACCATGTTTCAAACTGCTACAACCTCAAGTGGATAAAATACATAACATATCATGCTGGTTAAACAGTGCCATTGGTATGATGGGATTATTTTCTCAAGATGATGACATGATTGACTTTGCTTTTTGCGGTACATTCAATATTAGAAGGCAGATACGAGAAGGTGTTACTGCTGATGGATTTTGGTATGAAGGGTCCATTCATTATAATTTTTTTACCTTAGAAGGCATAACGAATCTGCTGTTATTCAGTAGCGTATATGATTTTGATTTTGGACACGAGAAACATATCATTAAACGGATGTTTTTGTCTGCTTATATGTATAGTTTTGATAATCATCAGCTACCCAACCCCAATGATGGATGGCCTAATATCAATTTAAAATCCTATTCGTACATTTATTGTATGGCAGTCAAAGTCTTTGGTGAACAGAGTAAGGTGGGTAACTTACTTAAAAATGTATTACATGCTAATCATAAGCGAGGTACATTTCCATTATCGAAACCTTACTATTATCACAATGCTATATCACTAGAAAGGCTGCTGCATGTACCTGGGTTAGTGCCAAGTGGAGCCATGCCTATTCATCATGAAGCCACGAATTTTATAACGTCTCACTGCGCTATTTTAAAACATAAAACCATCAACATATTTTGTAAATATGGTCATAACGGTCCTTCTCATGCCCATCCTGATAAGATGAACATTGAAGTGGTCATTGGTGAGGACTGTCTTAGCCGTGATTTATCCAACTCTGGCTATGGTAATGCTTTGTGTAACGAGTGGCATCGTATGAGTGTGTCACATAATACGGTGGTTGTAGATGGAAAGAACCATGTGTCAATGGAAGCAGGGGAATGCTTGGCATTTCAATCAAATAGCATAGATACAAGGGTGAGAGATGTTTATCCTGGCGTGGATTATAGGAGAAAGCTTGAGCTCTTTGACAATGGGTACACAGATGAATTCCAAGTGGATTCAGAAAAAGAACATACCTATGACTTTTTTTTCCACGTAGAAGGGGAATTGATGTCAAAGCATACAACAGAACCAGCCTCCCTAGGCTATAAGGACAACGGTTATCAGCATATTAGAGATGTTCAAAGGGTGATAGCCGATGAATCCATGATACATTTGGATTGGAAAATAGGCAGCCAAATCCTAACAAGCAGCATCCAATTAAATCAACAAGCATTGTTTGTTGGTCGATCTCCCGATAACCCGGTTACATCATCAAGAACAACAATCATCATTCGTGCGAAGGCAAAACAAGCAAGGTATCAATTAAAATGGACCTTAAAGAAGGAGGTATAG
- a CDS encoding ABC transporter ATP-binding protein produces MNNLELKNINKIYPGGVQAVYDFNITIDEGEFIVLVGPSGCGKSTLLRMMAGLEKITSGEMFFYGKKVNDVAPADRDIAMVFQNYALYGNMTVYENMGFSLTVRHENSDKLHKRVMEVADTVDLKDYLNRFPKNLSGGQRQRVALGRSIARDVGILLMDEPLSNLDAKLRSRTRRELVQLHNQLKATIVYVTHDQVEAMTMADRIVIMKDGYIQQIGKPEEVYLMPENKFVGSFMGSPPMKFIEGEISGKFFIAEDMKLEIPESRRTMLKDYQGKEVILGIRPEHFGIDPHMLIKHEGSQVDCVVDGIELLGADTLVFFNKGKSQLAAKCAARKQKIAYKDTLKLAVNMDDVHFFDIESEMRIR; encoded by the coding sequence ATGAATAACTTGGAATTAAAAAATATTAACAAAATATATCCAGGTGGCGTTCAAGCTGTTTATGACTTTAATATAACCATTGATGAAGGCGAATTCATTGTCTTAGTTGGACCATCTGGTTGTGGCAAATCCACATTACTACGTATGATGGCAGGATTAGAAAAAATTACCAGCGGTGAGATGTTTTTTTATGGCAAAAAAGTCAACGATGTAGCACCAGCAGATCGCGATATTGCCATGGTTTTTCAAAATTATGCCCTATATGGTAATATGACCGTTTATGAAAACATGGGTTTTAGTTTGACAGTACGTCATGAAAATTCAGATAAACTGCATAAAAGAGTTATGGAAGTAGCAGATACCGTAGATTTGAAAGATTATCTGAATCGTTTTCCTAAAAATCTTTCAGGCGGTCAGCGGCAACGTGTTGCTTTAGGTCGTTCTATTGCTAGGGATGTAGGTATTTTATTGATGGATGAACCTTTATCTAATCTAGATGCCAAGTTAAGGAGTAGGACCCGTAGAGAACTGGTACAGTTACATAATCAATTAAAAGCTACAATCGTCTATGTGACCCATGACCAAGTTGAAGCCATGACAATGGCTGATCGAATTGTTATCATGAAGGATGGCTATATTCAGCAGATTGGTAAGCCAGAAGAGGTTTATTTAATGCCTGAAAACAAGTTTGTAGGTAGTTTTATGGGTAGCCCACCAATGAAGTTTATAGAAGGTGAGATAAGTGGAAAGTTTTTTATAGCAGAGGACATGAAGCTTGAAATACCTGAAAGTAGAAGAACAATGTTGAAGGACTATCAAGGAAAGGAAGTTATCTTAGGTATTCGACCAGAACATTTTGGCATTGACCCACATATGCTCATAAAGCATGAAGGTTCTCAAGTGGATTGTGTGGTAGATGGTATTGAGCTCTTAGGTGCGGATACGCTGGTTTTTTTTAATAAAGGAAAGAGTCAGTTAGCCGCTAAATGTGCCGCAAGAAAACAAAAGATTGCTTATAAAGATACCTTAAAATTAGCCGTAAATATGGATGATGTTCATTTTTTTGATATTGAATCAGAAATGAGAATCAGGTAA
- a CDS encoding type 2 periplasmic-binding domain-containing protein, whose translation MKKLMVLLLTIIMVASFAGCASSNLKKDDKEPANAGEEQGNANNGEKETTDELKVAKAIDLNIALGNNQRTITYQQSTPLKLPDGRVITQGELKPVWQFIQDKLGIKLNDITVQDQRASEMMDTAAATGFTNSIIYGGDNVAERLMNFGAQGYFINLKEHLDIMPNFAKYLSDNPDISKAITAYNGGIYHVPYVAEINNYARVFNGRASWVTALLDSKDALENETATLKVHYKGYWTTRHEDNVIALQNEAANNGTLNRETALNTLLTYITKTYPDLAKPSDLFLGETAQYDIDELIALLRIVELSPNTLSKVSTGAVVKDTQISPFFVRKSRYREDVLRLITYFGGQRVHGSDSYKSRFYLDEKGELQFSYAQDDFIEGLGYIRDMFDEGLIHSEFSDESNRDDFRKELYTKDKEEGHRQFGFMTFDWIASTTASNEDVVGILPPVTTIGSDEFIHFVENTRAIKPGGWGIASVAKEEEINAAAMVIDYFFTEEGNILQNYGIPENLVEGEMFVAPSGIEYPKFNQWLLDAANEYKNGDVSGFLRDFMGSHIPIGYAKEIGFELQYTKNHGWAAWDLYETADVLSTSYDAENPLFKLIPPVFSLTEQDSAKLGTVSIGDDQVDTIFLYVTGNEKLTDATDVKKYYEDSGLNQHVQVYRDAYKRMTE comes from the coding sequence ATGAAAAAGTTAATGGTATTATTATTAACAATTATTATGGTAGCAAGTTTTGCAGGCTGTGCCAGCTCTAATCTCAAAAAGGATGATAAGGAACCAGCAAACGCAGGTGAAGAACAAGGTAATGCAAATAATGGAGAGAAAGAAACAACAGATGAACTGAAAGTAGCAAAAGCTATTGATTTAAATATTGCTCTAGGGAACAACCAGCGAACAATTACGTATCAACAATCCACACCATTAAAATTGCCAGATGGAAGAGTCATTACCCAAGGTGAATTAAAGCCTGTATGGCAATTCATACAAGATAAGTTAGGTATCAAGCTTAATGATATTACTGTCCAAGATCAAAGAGCATCAGAAATGATGGATACGGCTGCGGCAACAGGTTTTACCAACAGTATCATTTATGGTGGTGATAATGTGGCTGAAAGACTTATGAACTTTGGGGCACAAGGTTATTTCATTAATCTGAAAGAACACTTGGACATCATGCCAAACTTTGCAAAATATCTATCGGATAATCCAGATATATCAAAAGCAATTACAGCTTACAATGGCGGCATCTATCATGTACCTTATGTTGCTGAAATTAATAATTATGCCCGTGTATTTAATGGAAGAGCGTCATGGGTTACAGCTTTGCTTGATTCAAAAGATGCATTAGAAAATGAGACAGCTACCTTAAAGGTTCACTATAAAGGTTACTGGACGACGAGACATGAAGATAACGTTATTGCTTTACAGAATGAGGCAGCTAACAATGGAACACTCAATAGAGAGACAGCACTCAATACCTTACTTACCTACATTACGAAAACATATCCAGATTTAGCGAAGCCATCGGATCTATTTTTAGGAGAGACAGCACAATACGATATTGATGAATTAATTGCTTTATTGCGTATCGTGGAGTTATCCCCTAATACATTATCGAAGGTTTCAACAGGAGCTGTGGTAAAAGACACTCAAATCTCACCATTTTTTGTTAGAAAATCTAGATATCGCGAAGATGTACTTCGTTTAATTACTTATTTTGGCGGACAACGTGTACATGGTTCAGACTCCTATAAATCAAGATTCTATCTAGATGAAAAGGGTGAATTACAATTCTCTTATGCACAGGATGATTTTATAGAAGGACTTGGCTATATCAGAGATATGTTTGATGAAGGCTTGATTCATAGTGAGTTTTCTGATGAAAGTAATCGTGATGATTTTAGAAAAGAATTATATACAAAAGATAAAGAAGAAGGACATCGACAATTTGGATTTATGACCTTTGACTGGATTGCATCCACAACAGCAAGTAATGAGGATGTTGTAGGTATACTACCACCAGTGACCACCATAGGTTCAGATGAGTTTATACATTTTGTTGAAAATACACGTGCTATAAAACCAGGAGGCTGGGGTATAGCGAGTGTTGCTAAAGAAGAAGAAATTAATGCAGCAGCTATGGTCATTGATTATTTCTTCACAGAAGAAGGGAATATTCTACAGAATTATGGTATCCCAGAGAATTTAGTTGAAGGGGAAATGTTTGTTGCACCAAGTGGTATTGAATATCCAAAATTCAATCAATGGTTATTAGATGCAGCGAATGAGTATAAAAATGGTGATGTTTCTGGATTCTTAAGAGATTTTATGGGTTCACATATTCCGATTGGTTATGCAAAAGAAATAGGTTTTGAATTACAATATACGAAGAATCATGGATGGGCAGCGTGGGATTTATATGAAACAGCAGATGTTTTATCCACTTCGTATGATGCTGAAAACCCACTTTTTAAGTTAATACCACCTGTATTTTCTTTAACAGAGCAAGATTCAGCTAAACTTGGCACAGTGTCTATTGGGGATGACCAAGTGGATACGATCTTCTTATATGTGACTGGCAATGAAAAGTTAACAGATGCTACAGATGTTAAAAAATATTATGAGGATAGTGGTCTTAATCAACATGTTCAAGTTTACCGAGATGCATATAAAAGAATGACGGAATAA
- a CDS encoding carbohydrate ABC transporter permease yields the protein MERLNRSEIIFKLLSYVLIGVFAIMALYPVIYAFSASISGKIAYESGKVILLPKNVNFQVYNKIYNDKGFWISYINTLFYTTYGTAWSMFISITGAYALSKKRLIFRRRFNFWVVFTMWFNAGMIPMYLNYVNMGVANRWGIVFAFGVQAYNIILLRNYFEGVPKEIEEAARIDGANEFQMLRRIYIPMSRAALATVTLFYATSRWNGYFWSRMLLTDSMEKPLQVYMRMLVENYQKMFDDMPIDLPYASDAFIYAILVCSIIPVLIVYPYIQKYFAKGVNLGGVKG from the coding sequence ATGGAAAGATTAAATAGAAGTGAAATTATTTTTAAATTATTATCCTATGTACTGATTGGTGTGTTTGCAATTATGGCATTATATCCTGTCATCTACGCTTTTTCTGCTTCTATTAGCGGTAAAATTGCTTATGAATCTGGAAAAGTAATATTGCTTCCTAAGAATGTAAACTTTCAAGTGTATAACAAAATATACAACGACAAAGGGTTTTGGATATCTTATATTAATACACTATTTTATACAACCTATGGAACAGCTTGGAGTATGTTTATTTCAATAACTGGAGCCTATGCACTGTCTAAGAAAAGACTAATATTTAGACGAAGGTTTAATTTTTGGGTTGTATTTACCATGTGGTTTAATGCAGGGATGATTCCCATGTATTTGAACTATGTGAACATGGGTGTTGCAAATAGATGGGGGATTGTTTTTGCTTTTGGTGTGCAGGCATATAATATTATTTTGTTGAGAAATTATTTTGAAGGTGTACCAAAAGAAATTGAAGAAGCAGCAAGGATTGATGGTGCCAATGAATTTCAGATGTTGCGGCGTATTTACATCCCAATGTCTAGAGCTGCATTAGCTACAGTGACATTGTTCTATGCAACAAGCAGATGGAATGGTTACTTCTGGTCAAGAATGCTCTTAACAGATTCCATGGAAAAACCATTGCAAGTTTATATGCGAATGTTGGTAGAAAACTATCAAAAAATGTTTGATGATATGCCCATTGATCTCCCTTATGCTTCAGATGCATTCATCTATGCGATATTGGTATGTTCCATTATCCCAGTACTCATTGTATACCCATATATCCAAAAATATTTTGCAAAAGGTGTTAATTTGGGTGGTGTAAAAGGCTAA
- a CDS encoding ABC transporter permease, whose protein sequence is MSKMDLKQQNKLLKYGKIIITDWRLYVLLLPMVLWYALWIYKPMGGLLIAFKNFQPNMGILDSDFVGFSNFISLINGPYAQQFWQAFRNTFIISLYGLLFGFPIPIILALFFSEITNNTYRKIAQTFTFLPHFLSEVTITGLVLTLLYHGEVNTGIIAQFLHTIGFIPEGTNIIQNAQYFRPMYIITGIWKEAGYSSIVYFAAVMSISPVLYEALKVDGGNKFQEIRYVTFPGMAPTLVIMIILRIGRMLSVGYERIILLYNANTYETADVLSSFVYRIGLEGGNQSIGGAADMFNALIGFALVVGANYISRQISETSLW, encoded by the coding sequence ATGAGTAAAATGGACTTGAAACAACAAAATAAGTTGCTAAAGTATGGGAAAATCATTATAACTGATTGGCGATTATATGTCTTGCTATTGCCTATGGTTTTATGGTATGCCCTATGGATTTATAAACCCATGGGTGGTCTTCTCATAGCTTTTAAAAACTTTCAGCCAAATATGGGGATTCTAGATAGTGATTTCGTGGGTTTTTCTAATTTTATTTCACTAATTAATGGACCTTATGCCCAACAATTTTGGCAGGCATTTCGTAACACATTCATTATTAGTTTATATGGGTTATTATTTGGCTTTCCTATACCCATCATTTTAGCTTTGTTTTTTAGCGAAATTACAAACAATACATATAGAAAAATTGCCCAGACTTTTACGTTCTTACCTCACTTTTTGTCAGAGGTAACGATAACGGGTTTGGTGTTAACACTTCTCTATCATGGAGAGGTCAACACGGGTATTATCGCACAATTTTTACATACAATAGGATTTATTCCAGAGGGTACCAATATTATACAGAATGCTCAATATTTTAGGCCGATGTATATCATTACTGGTATATGGAAGGAAGCAGGCTATAGTTCCATTGTGTATTTTGCCGCAGTAATGAGTATCTCTCCTGTTTTATACGAGGCACTTAAAGTAGATGGAGGTAATAAGTTTCAAGAAATTAGGTATGTAACTTTTCCAGGGATGGCACCTACACTGGTGATTATGATTATTCTAAGGATTGGTAGGATGTTATCTGTTGGCTATGAGCGTATCATTCTGTTGTACAACGCTAATACATATGAGACAGCAGATGTTTTAAGCAGTTTTGTGTATCGAATAGGCTTAGAAGGGGGAAATCAATCCATTGGAGGCGCAGCAGATATGTTCAATGCACTCATAGGTTTTGCATTGGTCGTAGGAGCAAATTATATCAGTCGACAAATATCAGAGACTTCGTTATGGTAG